One window from the genome of Variovorax sp. PAMC26660 encodes:
- a CDS encoding DUF6475 domain-containing protein has translation MQAHERKDFGQLVKDVMAYYGKDTSKFLLDVWWDACQSFDYEQIVTAVNRHIKDAEHGQFPPKVADMVRILAGTATDRAVIAWGKTLAAMTSVGGHQDVVFDDPAIHAVVEDLGGWPKVCRTETKDLGYLQHRFCESHRAYTRAPGFDYPRRLSGESTDTDGEYLRVGLTPPRPVLVGNADVAQQVYLNGSNTGKTAITFPVRKALEVSKLMRLTNQNDNKGSQG, from the coding sequence ATGCAGGCGCATGAACGCAAGGACTTCGGCCAGCTCGTGAAAGACGTGATGGCGTACTACGGCAAGGACACAAGCAAGTTCCTGCTGGATGTGTGGTGGGACGCCTGCCAGTCGTTCGACTACGAGCAGATCGTGACGGCCGTGAACCGGCACATCAAGGACGCGGAACACGGCCAGTTTCCACCCAAGGTTGCGGACATGGTTCGCATCTTGGCGGGCACCGCGACTGACCGCGCGGTGATCGCGTGGGGCAAGACCCTCGCGGCCATGACTAGCGTGGGCGGGCATCAGGACGTGGTGTTCGATGACCCAGCGATTCATGCCGTGGTGGAAGACCTGGGCGGCTGGCCGAAGGTGTGCCGCACCGAAACCAAAGACCTGGGCTATCTGCAACACCGGTTCTGCGAGAGCCACCGCGCCTACACGCGCGCGCCGGGCTTCGACTATCCGCGCCGGCTGTCGGGCGAATCGACCGATACGGACGGCGAATACCTCCGCGTCGGATTAACGCCGCCGCGGCCCGTGCTGGTGGGCAATGCGGACGTGGCGCAACAGGTCTACCTCAACGGTAGCAACACCGGCAAGACCGCTATCACCTTCCCTGTGCGCAAAGCGCTGGAGGTCTCGAAGTTGATGCGTCTGACCAATCAAAACGACAACAAAGGCAGTCAAGGATGA